The following coding sequences lie in one Listeria ivanovii subsp. londoniensis genomic window:
- the noc gene encoding nucleoid occlusion protein, protein MPFSRLFGKKEKNNQLDDIVEEGVQRVQELPMDKIFPNQFQPRTVFDQDKIDELARTIRIHGVIQPIVVREMEPDYYEIIAGERRFRAVLSLEMKKIPAIIQNLDDEEVAAIALIENLQREELTPIEEAKAYRSLLDMQDVTQEALAQRVGKSQSAIANKMRLLKLPETIQKAVLNKQISERHARSLLALETEEQQGSLLQEIEENHWNVKQTEARIQELLGVKKSTATKKTKPKRQAISRDVRIAMNTIKQSVTMVQDNGMELDFKEEETDDFYQITIQIPKKK, encoded by the coding sequence ATGCCTTTTTCACGTTTATTTGGAAAAAAAGAAAAGAATAATCAACTGGATGATATAGTAGAAGAAGGAGTACAACGTGTACAAGAACTTCCTATGGATAAAATTTTCCCGAACCAATTTCAACCGCGGACCGTATTTGATCAAGATAAGATTGATGAGCTTGCTCGAACGATTCGAATTCATGGTGTCATTCAGCCAATTGTGGTTAGAGAGATGGAACCGGATTATTATGAAATCATTGCCGGAGAGCGTCGTTTTCGAGCAGTTCTTTCTTTGGAAATGAAAAAAATCCCAGCAATTATTCAAAATTTGGATGATGAAGAAGTAGCTGCGATTGCTTTAATTGAAAACCTACAGCGCGAAGAACTGACGCCTATTGAAGAAGCAAAAGCATACCGAAGCTTGCTAGACATGCAAGATGTCACTCAAGAAGCACTTGCTCAGCGTGTCGGGAAAAGCCAGTCTGCTATCGCTAACAAAATGCGCCTCTTAAAACTACCAGAAACAATCCAAAAAGCGGTGCTTAATAAACAAATTTCGGAGCGCCATGCGCGTTCATTATTAGCTTTAGAAACGGAAGAACAACAAGGGAGCCTTTTACAAGAAATAGAAGAAAATCACTGGAACGTTAAGCAAACGGAAGCACGAATTCAAGAGCTTCTTGGTGTCAAAAAGTCAACCGCCACTAAAAAAACAAAACCAAAACGGCAAGCAATTAGTCGTGATGTACGTATTGCTATGAATACGATCAAGCAATCTGTTACGATGGTTCAAGATAATGGAATGGAACTAGATTTTAAGGAAGAAGAAACGGATGATTTTTATCAAATTACCATTCAAATTCCTAAAAAGAAATAA